A window of Pseudomonas mucidolens contains these coding sequences:
- a CDS encoding GyrI-like domain-containing protein yields MDQQTTLPLAPRMEEGKALVIAGVSGRYSKATVGDIPKLWELFDTCIKDLKKRVGGVTYGVCYNAGHDEFDYMAGVEVPAKGDVPSNFAAIEIPLRQYAVFPHYGPVQALAQTYERIMFEWLPTSGYKVTGADFERYSADFDVRKGTGTVEIWMPVETKAG; encoded by the coding sequence ATGGATCAACAGACGACGCTACCGTTGGCACCGCGCATGGAAGAGGGCAAGGCCCTGGTGATCGCGGGTGTTTCCGGTCGCTATTCGAAGGCCACGGTCGGAGACATTCCCAAGTTGTGGGAGCTTTTCGATACGTGTATCAAGGACCTCAAAAAGCGTGTCGGCGGCGTGACCTATGGTGTTTGCTATAACGCCGGCCACGATGAGTTCGATTACATGGCGGGGGTCGAAGTACCTGCCAAGGGCGATGTACCGAGCAACTTTGCGGCGATCGAAATCCCGCTCCGGCAGTATGCGGTGTTCCCTCATTACGGTCCGGTGCAGGCGCTGGCGCAGACCTACGAGCGCATCATGTTCGAGTGGTTGCCGACCTCGGGCTACAAGGTCACAGGCGCTGACTTTGAGCGGTACAGCGCCGATTTTGATGTAAGAAAGGGGACCGGGACGGTGGAAATCTGGATGCCGGTCGAGACTAAGGCGGGATAA
- a CDS encoding GNAT family N-acetyltransferase has translation MQTRLVPYETLTAAQQQQLGTLEIHPEQLPYAGDIYCALNTLLVNPSPGIKGFALLADEVPVAFLLLKRPPCLPHWANEHSATLHALQVDRGRQGQGFGKACLQALPAAARLAWPQIKALELSVDSHNEAAMGLYLHLGWVDSGEAYKGRIGYERRLALIF, from the coding sequence ATGCAAACCCGCCTCGTGCCCTATGAGACCCTGACTGCCGCGCAGCAACAGCAGCTCGGCACCCTCGAGATTCACCCCGAGCAACTGCCTTACGCTGGTGATATCTACTGTGCGCTGAACACTTTGCTGGTCAACCCCAGCCCCGGCATCAAGGGTTTCGCGCTGCTGGCCGATGAGGTTCCCGTCGCCTTCCTGTTGCTCAAGCGCCCACCCTGCCTGCCGCACTGGGCCAACGAACACAGCGCCACCCTGCACGCTTTGCAAGTCGATCGCGGCAGGCAAGGCCAGGGGTTTGGCAAAGCCTGCCTGCAAGCATTACCCGCCGCGGCACGCCTGGCCTGGCCACAGATCAAGGCGCTGGAGTTGTCGGTGGACAGTCACAATGAAGCGGCGATGGGCCTGTATTTGCACTTGGGCTGGGTGGACAGCGGAGAGGCGTATAAAGGGCGGATCGGGTATGAACGGCGGCTGGCGTTGATATTTTGA
- a CDS encoding YybH family protein, whose amino-acid sequence MSTQVNSEISTLIKNWQQAVMVKDLDKIVSFYADDIVAFDAVTALQFKGREAYKAHWKACAEFCPGPGIFEFHHLKIVAAADSAFAHWLARCGGTGPDGVEKVCWMRVTAGYQRINGEWRVVHEHWSAPFDMQSGAALFDLEP is encoded by the coding sequence ATGAGTACCCAAGTGAACAGCGAAATCAGCACCCTGATCAAAAACTGGCAGCAAGCCGTGATGGTCAAGGATCTCGACAAAATCGTCAGCTTCTACGCCGACGACATTGTCGCGTTTGATGCGGTGACGGCCCTGCAATTCAAAGGCCGTGAAGCCTACAAGGCCCACTGGAAAGCCTGCGCGGAGTTCTGCCCTGGTCCCGGGATCTTCGAGTTTCACCACTTGAAGATCGTCGCCGCGGCCGACAGCGCCTTTGCGCACTGGCTGGCCCGTTGCGGTGGCACCGGCCCCGACGGCGTGGAGAAGGTCTGCTGGATGCGCGTCACCGCCGGTTATCAGCGGATCAACGGTGAGTGGCGAGTGGTGCACGAGCATTGGTCCGCACCGTTCGATATGCAAAGTGGTGCGGCGCTGTTCGACCTGGAGCCCTGA